The segment CGCAGGGTGGTCTCAATCTGTGTGGGGGCGGCGAACTGGCTGATGAGCTCGGCGCGCACCGGGATGGTGAGGGTGGGGATGGGGATGGAGTGGGCGCCGCGGTCGAACTCCAGGCGCAGAGCGTTGTCGAGGGTGCGGCGCAGATCGACCGGGCCGCAGTAGGGGGCAACCCGGGTCTCCAGGGTGTAGGACTGGCCGGGGGTGATGGTCTGGGCCTGGTCTGTGGCCACACCGCTGAGCGCGAAGGTGACGCATTCGGGAAGATCGGCGGGGCGGGCCACGGTGAGGCGGGCGCGGGTGGCGGGGAAGTTCCCGTCGATGAGGATTTCTTGAAAATGATCGGTGCCGGGCAAAAGATCGCCAGCTTCCAGGTTGGCCGGTGTCGCCGAGATGCGGCGGGTGGAGACCTGGAGGTTGCGCGCGGCGCCGCGCAGGGTCACCGGGGTGCCCTGGGCGGAGGGCAGCGTGATGCGCGGGGAGAGGATGTGGTCGCCCTCCTGGAGGTTGACGCGCTCAAAGCGGAAGATCGCCGCCTCGTCGGTGGCGGCCGCCGGCAGGCGGCGCGGCCGGGCGCCGGGCTCCTGGTAGAGGAGGGCGGCCTCGGTGCCGCGGGAGGCGACGTCGGCGCTGACGGCCTGGCCCTTTTCATTGACAAGCGAGAGGGTCACGCAGATGCCTGCGCCGACCTGCACATAGCTCGTGTCTTCGCCCTGGCTTCCGCAGCGCCCCTGCTGGACGCGGGTCTCCACAAAGAGACGGTAGTCGGGCAGCGCAACCACCCGCCAGCGGTTGGCGCCGCCTGAGACCTGGACGGTGACCGGCGCGGTGCCAGGTTCATAGTCGAGGGCGACGTAGCGGTAGCGTTTGCCGTCTTCGTACTGGTGAAGACCGCTGCGGGAGGCGCCGAGCGTGCTAGGCTGGCCTGCCGGGGAGTTGAGGTTGATGCGAAGTTCGCTTCCCTGATCCGGGGCGACGGCCAGAAGTCGGATGCGGCGGGCGCCGGTGTGGGCGGGGATGGTGGTGGTGCCCGGGCGGAGAAGATGCGCGCTGTAACCCTGGGAGCGCGAGAGGGCATTGGCAAAGGGGCCGAGCAGGTCGGTGGGATCGTCAGCGCCCACCTCGCCGACGCTGCCGCCGCTCTCTCGGGCAAGATCGACCAGGTACTCCGAGAAGACGCGTCCGCGCCAGCGCAGGAGGTAGAATTGGAAGAGTTCGTCCTGGTGAGAGTCGATGGAGTCGAGGTAGCGCTCGGCGTTGATTTGAGCGTCGTTGCACTCGCCATCGGTCAGAAAAAGCACGACCTGGGCGGTGTTGGGGCGACGCGCGCGGTTGAGCTCGTCGCGCACCGCATCGAGGGCTGAGGCGCAGGGGGTGAGTTTGCCGGGGTAGGCGGCGACGGGGCCGTCGTTGGCGAGCATGGACTGGAGGCGGGCGCGGTTCTCGGCCAGGGGCGCAATGGGCATCGGGGATTCGCCCTCGCGCGCGCCGTTGAGGCGCAGGACGCTGACCTCATCGCGATCGTCGAGCATGCTTAAGAGGGAGCGGGTGGCGAAGATGGCCAGGCGCTCCGGGTCGGCGGCCGGCCCCTCGGCGGTGCGCACGCGCATGGAGCCGGAGTCGTCGACGACGATCAGAAACTGAACGCTGCGCGACTGGGCGCTGTGGGCCGGAGCGCTCTCCTGGGCGATGAGCGGGGGAGCGCAGAGAAGTGCAGCCAGGGTGATGAGCAGCGCGGTCAGGCGTGGCGCGAAGCGGGAAGAGCGGAAGTCATCATGGCGAGGGGCAGAGGTAAGCACGCGGGCAACCTTCGTTCGGAGGTCATCGTCGATGTTCCCACCCTAAGGTAGAGCGAGGCGCTTCGCCAGCGCGCCGCCAATGTGTCCCCCTGTCAGGACACGCGAAGAAGTCACGCGCGTGTATTTAGAGAGGTGGGGATGGGGCCGGGAAAACGAGCGGTCAGGCGAAGAAGAAGAGGATCGCACCCAGCGCGATCGCGCCGACGACAAGTCCCAGCGCGATATCCACCCAGGCGGAGCGCCCCTCCTCGGCGGGCTCTTCAGGCAGGGCGGTGGCCATGGTGGCCGTCGAGCTGCGTGAGACGGCGGGCATCTGCGCGGTGGGTCGGTAGCCGGGCTGCCGAGGTTGAGCCTGGCGCAGGTAGTCGACGGTGGGCTCGCTCTCGAGCACCAGGTGCTGGGCGGAGGCGTCGGCCAGGGCCTGGTCGATCTCTACCAGCGAGGGTCGCCCGTCGGAGCGGGGGCGAGTGTGGGCTTGCTGGTCGGCGCTGCCGGTGGAGGGAGGGGCGCTGGTCAGGGGGACATCGTCGGTGTAGGGGCCGACGCCTTCGAGGTTGAGGGCGCGCAGTGCGTCGATCATCTCGACGGCGCTCTGATAACGGCGGCTGAGATCTTTGGCGATGGCCCGCTCCAGAATAGGCGCAAAGACCGAGCGTCGCAGCTCACGGGGGAGTTTGATGTCTTTTTTGGAGCCCTGAAAGACGATCGTGTCATAGACGTTTTCGATGTCGACAACTTTTTCGCCGGTGAGCATCTCGGCCAGGATCAAACCTAAGGCGTAGATGTCGGCCTGGGGGCCGACGTTCTTTTTGTGCACGAGCTCCGGCGACATGTAGGCGGGGGTTCCCACCAGGGTGCCGGCGTTGGTGATCTCAAAGTCGGTCTCGCCATCGAGGGCTTTGGCAAAGCCGAAGTCCAGAACTTTGACCTGTCCGCGGTCGCCATCGTTGACCAAAAAGATGTTGGCCGGCTTTAAGTCGCGGTGGACGATGCCGGTGGCGTGGGCGGCGTGCAGGGCGGCCAGGGCCTCAATGGTGATGCGGCGCGCCAGCGCCTCGGAGAGGGCGCCGTGGTGCTGGAGCAAGGAGCGCAGGTCGGTGCCCTGCAGGTACTCCATGGCCATGTAGGGCAGGCCCGACTCGGTCTGGCCGTAGTAGTAGACCTGGACGACGTGGGGGTGGCGCAGGCTGTAGATGAGGCTTGCCTCGCGCTCAAAGCGCTGGCGCAGCTCATTCTCGTCGTGGGGGCCGGGCTTGAGCACCTTGAGCGCGAGGGTGCGGTGCTCAAGCAGATCGCGAACTTTGTAGACGGCGCCGAAGTTGCCGCTGTCGATTTCTTCTTCGACGCGGAAGACATCGTCGACGATGTCGCCGGCAGCGGGCATCAGGGCCATGGGGGGAACTCGAGCAACGGGCAGATCACGAGGAAAGGGGGCGCGGCGGGCTATGATGGCCTCTGTGGGGAAAGGTGGCAAGAGTAAAGGAGTTGGCGGTGGGGAAGATGTCGGGGTGCCAGGCACTGCGGTGAAATGTGGGGGATGTCCGGGTGCCAGGCACTGCGGTGAAATGTGGGGGATGTCCGGGTGCCAGGCACCGCGGCGAAATGTGGGGGATGTAGGGGTGCCAGGCACCGCGGCGAAATGTGGGGGATGTAGGGGTGCCAGGCACCACGGTGAAATGTGGGAGATGTGCGAGTGCCAGGCACCGCGGCAGATTTCGATGCGTGTTGAGATGTCCGGGTGCCAGGCACTGCGGCAGATTTCGATGCGTGTTGAGATGTCCGGGTGCCAGGCACTGCGACAGATTTCGATGCGTGTTGAGATGTCCGAGTGCCAGGCACCGCGGCGGATTTCGATGTGTGTTGAGATGTACGAGTGCCAGGCACCGCGGTCGCGGGTTGTGATGGTGACGACGATCGATGGCCTGGCACCCGGGGGGATCTGTAAGAAGATGTGGGACAATTTGAGCGGGAATGGTAAGGTGTGCGGGCGACGTTGAATCTGGCAGCGGGGGGACCACCTTTGATGGGCGGGAAGGCGCATTGAGCGAAGCCATTCGGCGTATCAACAACGATCAGTTTAGAGGTGGGGCAGCGCGGGTTGTCGGTCGGAGAGGCGTCGACCTAAGATCCCGATGGTGAGTTTGACACAAGAGACCCGCTTGCGGCGTGTGCGCACGTGGTGAGGGGAGACGATCAGGAACGAGATGAGCTTTATGAAACGACAGGGTCGCTATGTGGTAGCTGCCGTCGCCGTGACGATCGCGTTTGCGCTGAGCGTGCAGTTTGGCGAGCGCGGGGTGCAGTTTGATTTAAGTCAGGCGACGGTCTCGGCCCAGGAGGGGGAGGAGGAGGCGTATCGCTTCTCTTCGCTGCGGATTCTCAACCGGGTGCTCCTGCAGCTGAAAGACAACTACGTGGAGCCCGAGCGTATTGAGCCGGCGAAGATGCTGATCGCGTCCCTGGAGGCGGTGCAGAACCAGATTCCGGAGTTTGTGGTCAGCTATGAGGTCGATGAGCCCGAGCAGAGCCCGGAGAAGGTGGTGGTGCAGGTGGGCTCGGAGCGGCGGGAGTTTGAGGCCAACTCCATGGAGAGTCTCTGGGAGATGAGCCTTCGTCTCAAAGAGATCTTTTTGTTTGTGGAGCAGCACCTGCCCGAGGATCCGGAGCGTAAGAATGAGGATATTGAGTACGCCGCGATCAACGGGCTGCTCTCCACGCTGGACCCGCACAGCAATCTTTTGCCGCCGACCTATTATGAGGAGATGCAGACCCAGACCGGGGGGCGTTTCGGGGGGCTGGGGATCGTGATCTCGATTCGCGACGGGCAGCTCACTGTGATCAGCCCGATTGAGGGGACGCCGGCCTCGCAGCGGGGCATTAAGGCACAGGATCGTATTGTGCGTATCGGCGAGGAATCGACGATCAATATGAACCTCAACGAGGCGGTGAATTTGCTTCGCGGGGAGCCGGGCACCGATGTGAATTTGTGGATTCAGCGGGCGAACTGGCCGGAGCCGCGCGAGTTCACGGTGACGCGAGCGGTGATCAAGATCGAGAGCGTGGACTCCAAGCCCCTGGCCGAGAAGGTGGGGTATCTGCGCATCAAGAATTTTCAGGCCAACACCTACAGCGATGTGCGCACCCATCTGGCGGAGCTCAAGGAGCAGATGGGC is part of the Lujinxingia vulgaris genome and harbors:
- a CDS encoding vWA domain-containing protein; translation: MLTSAPRHDDFRSSRFAPRLTALLITLAALLCAPPLIAQESAPAHSAQSRSVQFLIVVDDSGSMRVRTAEGPAADPERLAIFATRSLLSMLDDRDEVSVLRLNGAREGESPMPIAPLAENRARLQSMLANDGPVAAYPGKLTPCASALDAVRDELNRARRPNTAQVVLFLTDGECNDAQINAERYLDSIDSHQDELFQFYLLRWRGRVFSEYLVDLARESGGSVGEVGADDPTDLLGPFANALSRSQGYSAHLLRPGTTTIPAHTGARRIRLLAVAPDQGSELRINLNSPAGQPSTLGASRSGLHQYEDGKRYRYVALDYEPGTAPVTVQVSGGANRWRVVALPDYRLFVETRVQQGRCGSQGEDTSYVQVGAGICVTLSLVNEKGQAVSADVASRGTEAALLYQEPGARPRRLPAAATDEAAIFRFERVNLQEGDHILSPRITLPSAQGTPVTLRGAARNLQVSTRRISATPANLEAGDLLPGTDHFQEILIDGNFPATRARLTVARPADLPECVTFALSGVATDQAQTITPGQSYTLETRVAPYCGPVDLRRTLDNALRLEFDRGAHSIPIPTLTIPVRAELISQFAAPTQIETTLRGGQLRDLRVSLSGNHRRAQRFDAVILPTDERTGWPGEDLRLTFLDAKGNALPEGDQGQVTTEVVHSPGTAPDAADSSALLTLRLRADACCEAGIYTTEIALVPRQGASAPVRLPLTVQVEAAGLWRCWGTTIARTFFILLLLLVLAYIFNMWRSSHFLDRDRLADRLVPLYWSDYGETRPQTRSAEDVRRMVRKSLGLWPRLKAWLAANPLVFGLPGRDYYESAELVLDATRNIHRSRLRLSHERELLTELRANPRRGLAKIYTTAQGGISFYAVPAEGNRLGVFELQREFDDFTDPTLEFEPKLINLRRRTELIAMHSDREPDTMAGWRIG
- a CDS encoding serine/threonine-protein kinase; this encodes MALMPAAGDIVDDVFRVEEEIDSGNFGAVYKVRDLLEHRTLALKVLKPGPHDENELRQRFEREASLIYSLRHPHVVQVYYYGQTESGLPYMAMEYLQGTDLRSLLQHHGALSEALARRITIEALAALHAAHATGIVHRDLKPANIFLVNDGDRGQVKVLDFGFAKALDGETDFEITNAGTLVGTPAYMSPELVHKKNVGPQADIYALGLILAEMLTGEKVVDIENVYDTIVFQGSKKDIKLPRELRRSVFAPILERAIAKDLSRRYQSAVEMIDALRALNLEGVGPYTDDVPLTSAPPSTGSADQQAHTRPRSDGRPSLVEIDQALADASAQHLVLESEPTVDYLRQAQPRQPGYRPTAQMPAVSRSSTATMATALPEEPAEEGRSAWVDIALGLVVGAIALGAILFFFA